A region from the Bradyrhizobium erythrophlei genome encodes:
- the benB gene encoding benzoate 1,2-dioxygenase small subunit translates to MIPLSRVEAFLYAEARALDDRDWDSWLAFYAPDASFWMPAWDDNDRIVEDPQAEISLIYYARRSGLEDRVFRIKTERSSASTPEPRTSHNVSNVEILSQSDSKIELRFNWLTLSYRYKIIDTYFGVSFYTLEVTGERPLIKDKKVILKNDYIHHVIDIYHI, encoded by the coding sequence AAGCGTTTCTCTACGCCGAAGCCCGTGCCCTGGACGATCGGGACTGGGACTCGTGGCTGGCCTTCTATGCGCCTGACGCGAGCTTCTGGATGCCGGCCTGGGACGACAACGACAGAATCGTCGAAGACCCTCAAGCGGAGATTTCCCTGATCTACTACGCCCGTCGCAGCGGCCTTGAGGATCGCGTGTTCCGCATCAAGACTGAACGGTCGAGCGCCAGCACCCCCGAGCCGCGGACGTCACACAACGTATCAAATGTCGAAATCCTCTCGCAGAGCGACAGCAAGATCGAACTGCGCTTCAACTGGCTGACGCTCAGCTACCGTTACAAAATCATCGACACCTATTTCGGAGTCTCCTTCTACACGCTCGAAGTCACGGGAGAGCGCCCCCTGATCAAAGACAAAAAGGTGATTCTGAAGAACGACTACATCCACCACGTCATCGACATCTATCACATTTGA
- a CDS encoding phosphate-starvation-inducible protein PsiE, whose protein sequence is MPDIQSDLTRTAENLHRGMKATADAVGILLVDGFHYLALFTIGATTVWSALAAFISMLSKGRAELSDILLLFIYLEIGAMVGIYFKTTRLPVRYLIYIAMTALGRVLIEVGGAEHKTGNELLIVAGAIFVLSFAVLVLRFASDKDDPSDTLGRGRHLYQHADLHEPSNDDQISRK, encoded by the coding sequence ATGCCGGACATACAAAGCGACTTAACCCGAACAGCAGAAAACCTTCATCGCGGTATGAAGGCAACTGCGGACGCGGTAGGCATACTACTTGTTGATGGATTTCACTATTTGGCGCTCTTCACGATTGGCGCGACAACCGTCTGGTCGGCCCTTGCCGCTTTCATCAGCATGTTAAGTAAGGGGCGCGCTGAACTCTCGGACATCCTTCTTCTGTTTATTTATCTTGAAATCGGCGCAATGGTCGGAATCTATTTCAAGACGACCAGGCTTCCGGTTCGCTACTTGATATATATCGCGATGACCGCGCTGGGTCGGGTCCTGATCGAGGTTGGGGGCGCTGAGCACAAGACAGGGAACGAACTTCTCATAGTAGCAGGGGCGATTTTTGTTCTGTCCTTTGCTGTGCTGGTGCTGCGGTTCGCCTCTGACAAGGACGACCCGTCCGATACGCTGGGTCGCGGACGTCATCTGTATCAACATGCTGACCTGCATGAGCCGTCGAACGACGACCAGATTTCGCGAAAATAA
- the benC gene encoding benzoate 1,2-dioxygenase electron transfer component BenC, protein MMAGRWSRRVPHTIALNFEDGTTQFIRADESESIADAAYRHGINVPLDCTNGVCGTCKAFLQSGEFDPGSYIEDALSDVEAAEGYVLCCQAKAKSDMVIDILASSGACKVKPKDTIAEIVEVEALSTHRMRLSVKPLEGTLPMFLPGQYVNVTAPDQMTSRPYSFTSAPGADVATFLIRNVPGGKMSAYLEAKAKTGDRLLLNGPFGSFYLRAPRRPILFLAGGTGVGPILSMLEHLAARGANNQPVQLVYGARDDADLVEVERIEALAARIPKFAYHTTCSGPGSRHPLTGHVTDHFAAGSLNNGDVDVYLCGPPEMVENGRQHVAKLGLSPANIHFEKFAPASEVLTA, encoded by the coding sequence ATGATGGCAGGCAGGTGGAGCAGACGCGTGCCCCATACGATTGCTCTAAATTTTGAAGATGGAACTACCCAGTTCATCCGTGCAGACGAAAGCGAAAGCATCGCCGACGCCGCTTATCGTCACGGCATCAATGTGCCGCTCGACTGCACCAACGGAGTCTGCGGCACTTGCAAGGCCTTTCTTCAATCGGGTGAGTTCGACCCTGGATCCTATATCGAGGATGCATTGAGCGATGTGGAAGCCGCCGAAGGCTACGTCCTCTGTTGCCAGGCAAAGGCGAAGAGCGACATGGTGATCGACATCCTGGCCTCCTCCGGCGCGTGCAAAGTGAAGCCCAAAGACACAATCGCCGAAATCGTCGAGGTCGAGGCCTTGTCTACCCACCGTATGAGGCTGTCGGTCAAGCCCCTGGAAGGTACGCTTCCGATGTTCCTGCCGGGGCAATATGTCAATGTCACCGCTCCCGATCAGATGACGAGCCGGCCCTATTCCTTCACCTCTGCGCCGGGCGCTGATGTGGCGACCTTCCTGATCCGCAATGTGCCGGGCGGCAAGATGAGTGCCTATCTCGAGGCGAAGGCCAAGACAGGTGACAGGCTCCTTCTCAACGGCCCGTTCGGTAGTTTCTACCTTCGTGCACCGCGACGACCGATCCTGTTCCTCGCCGGAGGGACCGGCGTCGGGCCGATCTTGTCAATGCTCGAGCATCTGGCCGCGCGGGGCGCCAACAATCAGCCCGTGCAACTCGTTTACGGCGCGCGCGATGACGCCGATCTGGTTGAGGTCGAACGGATCGAGGCGCTCGCAGCGCGTATCCCTAAGTTCGCCTATCACACCACCTGTTCGGGTCCTGGAAGCCGGCATCCGCTGACTGGCCATGTCACCGATCATTTTGCCGCCGGCTCGCTCAATAACGGCGACGTGGACGTATATCTGTGCGGGCCGCCCGAGATGGTCGAGAACGGGCGCCAGCACGTCGCGAAGCTCGGTCTATCGCCCGCAAACATCCATTTCGAAAAGTTCGCTCCCGCGAGCGAGGTCTTGACAGCGTGA
- a CDS encoding TetR/AcrR family transcriptional regulator, producing the protein MSTEIEARGRSFGEDRRVLDATYELLKTVGFHQMSIEGVAARAGVGKATIYRWWSSKGVLAVEAFMEAVAPSIAFRETGSARADIP; encoded by the coding sequence ATGTCTACGGAGATCGAGGCCCGCGGTCGGTCCTTTGGAGAAGACCGACGGGTTCTCGATGCGACATACGAACTCCTGAAGACCGTCGGCTTCCACCAGATGTCGATCGAGGGCGTCGCCGCCCGCGCCGGCGTAGGAAAAGCGACCATATATCGATGGTGGAGCAGCAAGGGCGTGCTCGCGGTCGAGGCTTTCATGGAGGCGGTCGCACCTTCCATCGCGTTCCGAGAAACAGGTTCGGCCCGAGCCGACATCCCTTAA